The following proteins are encoded in a genomic region of Sorangiineae bacterium MSr12523:
- a CDS encoding phosphatase PAP2 family protein, whose amino-acid sequence MRHGWFRVSLFVFMWLMLATNARADDAHPTTAPSLTWNPSWPTFRPAEYIATGLAGAAAASIFFLMKPPSQPHWTGGILFDDAARDAFRIGSQNGRDTARRVSDFTAAGTVVLTLGIDSLLIPMLRKSDKVAMQLTLMNLEAFAFSTLLTNTLFTGVGRARPSYEECQRDPTSDRLCSSGATASFPSGHANGAFTAAGLSCAHHGRLPLWGGGVADAMACVGSLSLAVTTASLRVAGDRHYVTDVLTSAGIGFGFGYGVPTLLHYAVGGTVGETKLGSAKFSLVPMGGDRYGVMAVGSF is encoded by the coding sequence ATGCGGCACGGTTGGTTCAGGGTAAGTCTCTTCGTCTTCATGTGGCTGATGCTCGCCACCAACGCGCGTGCCGACGACGCACACCCCACGACGGCCCCTTCGCTCACCTGGAATCCGTCCTGGCCGACGTTCCGGCCGGCGGAGTACATCGCCACCGGTCTAGCGGGCGCGGCCGCTGCGAGTATATTTTTTCTCATGAAGCCGCCGAGCCAGCCGCATTGGACCGGCGGCATTCTGTTCGACGATGCCGCCCGCGATGCCTTCCGCATCGGCTCGCAGAACGGCCGTGACACGGCGCGTCGCGTGAGTGATTTCACCGCGGCGGGCACGGTGGTACTCACCCTGGGCATCGATTCGCTTTTGATTCCGATGCTGAGGAAGAGCGACAAAGTCGCGATGCAGCTCACCTTGATGAACCTCGAGGCATTTGCGTTCAGTACGCTCCTCACGAACACGCTCTTCACCGGTGTCGGGCGGGCGCGCCCCTCCTACGAGGAGTGCCAGCGCGATCCGACGAGCGATCGGCTGTGCAGCTCGGGAGCGACCGCGTCGTTTCCCAGCGGCCATGCCAACGGTGCATTCACCGCGGCGGGCCTTTCCTGTGCGCACCACGGACGGCTTCCGCTCTGGGGCGGCGGCGTGGCCGATGCGATGGCCTGCGTCGGCAGCTTGTCCCTCGCCGTGACCACGGCGAGCCTTCGCGTCGCGGGCGATCGACACTACGTGACAGACGTGTTGACGAGTGCAGGAATCGGATTTGGTTTCGGCTACGGCGTGCCGACCTTGCTTCACTACGCCGTCGGAGGCACGGTCGGCGAGACCAAGTTGGGCAGCGCAAAGTTCTCGCTCGTGCCCATGGGGGGCGATCGCTACGGGGTCATGGCGGTGGGGAGCTTCTGA